From a region of the Anaerobaca lacustris genome:
- a CDS encoding FHA domain-containing protein, with amino-acid sequence MASLIVTSGRQEGDYYPLGRRTNVVGRDEALLIQVLDNMVSRKHLQIRFDEKTGKYYAYDMKSRNGVYVNNQRISGETPLADGDVILVGLTSLLFLDKDFKDKDSALLHYRKVGERMRVTVYGPQEIDEVDRGQGETGHPIKW; translated from the coding sequence ATGGCATCGCTTATCGTCACATCGGGCAGGCAGGAGGGCGATTACTATCCACTCGGGCGGCGGACCAACGTGGTCGGGCGGGATGAGGCGCTGCTGATCCAGGTTCTGGACAACATGGTCTCGCGCAAGCACCTGCAGATCCGGTTCGACGAGAAGACGGGCAAGTACTACGCCTACGACATGAAGAGCCGCAACGGGGTGTATGTCAACAACCAGCGGATCTCCGGCGAGACGCCCCTGGCTGACGGCGACGTCATCCTGGTGGGCCTGACGAGCCTGCTGTTTCTCGACAAGGATTTCAAGGACAAAGACAGCGCGCTGCTGCACTACCGGAAGGTGGGCGAGCGGATGCGCGTCACGGTGTACGGGCCGCAGGAGATCGACGAGGTCGATCGCGGCCAGGGGGAGACCGGGCACCCGATCAAGTGGTGA